The following proteins come from a genomic window of Bubalus kerabau isolate K-KA32 ecotype Philippines breed swamp buffalo chromosome 20, PCC_UOA_SB_1v2, whole genome shotgun sequence:
- the PROK2 gene encoding prokineticin-2 isoform X2: MRSPRCARLLLLLLLPPLLLTPPAGDAAVITGACDRDPQCGGGMCCAVSIWVKSIRICTPMGKVGDSCHPMTRKVPFFGRRMHHTCPCLPGLACSRTSFNRYTCLARK; encoded by the exons ATGAGAAGCCCGCGCTGCGCCCGCCTGCTGCTCctactgctgctgccgccgctgctgctcaCACCTCCCGCCGGCGACGCCGCGGTCATCACCGGG GCCTGCGACAGGGACCCCCAGTGTGGTGGAGGCATGTGCTGTGCTGTTAGTATCTGGGTTAAGAGCATACGGATTTGCACACCGATGGGCAAAGTGGGAGACAGTTGCCATCCGATGACTCGTAAA gttCCATTTTTTGGGCGGAGAATGCATCACACGTGTCCATGCCTGCCCGGCTTAGCCTGTTCACGGACTTCGTTTAACCGATACACTTGTTTAGCCCGGAAGTAA
- the PROK2 gene encoding prokineticin-2 isoform X1 translates to MRSPRCARLLLLLLLPPLLLTPPAGDAAVITGACDRDPQCGGGMCCAVSIWVKSIRICTPMGKVGDSCHPMTRKNHFGNGRQERRKTKRRRKKKVPFFGRRMHHTCPCLPGLACSRTSFNRYTCLARK, encoded by the exons ATGAGAAGCCCGCGCTGCGCCCGCCTGCTGCTCctactgctgctgccgccgctgctgctcaCACCTCCCGCCGGCGACGCCGCGGTCATCACCGGG GCCTGCGACAGGGACCCCCAGTGTGGTGGAGGCATGTGCTGTGCTGTTAGTATCTGGGTTAAGAGCATACGGATTTGCACACCGATGGGCAAAGTGGGAGACAGTTGCCATCCGATGACTCGTAAA AACCATTTTGGGAATGgaaggcaggaaagaagaaagacgaagagaagaagaaagaaaaag gttCCATTTTTTGGGCGGAGAATGCATCACACGTGTCCATGCCTGCCCGGCTTAGCCTGTTCACGGACTTCGTTTAACCGATACACTTGTTTAGCCCGGAAGTAA